Proteins encoded together in one Oreochromis aureus strain Israel breed Guangdong linkage group 23, ZZ_aureus, whole genome shotgun sequence window:
- the en1b gene encoding homeobox protein engrailed-1b isoform X2, whose product MEEQKEPNSGRDTTEEEGMSLSPNLPSPAMILPHQAAQQAHRTTNFFIDNILRPDFGCRKEPSYRDRSQTSGRENVNPLGARPLHTGSLCLDSNCSSDSSSSSPSSSSSTSSSPSSKQNSSKQCEPTSNGTGRYADSPSSIMVMSGSNGGSPPMAKESQPLLWPAWVYCTRYSDRPSSGPRTRKLKKKKSGKEDKRPRTAFTAEQLQRLKTEFQANRYITEQRRQSLAQELNLNESQIKIWFQNKRAKIKKASGYKNGLALQLMAQGLYNHSTTTVQEEKEESE is encoded by the exons ATGGAAGAGCAGAAGGAGCCCAACAGCGGCCGGGACACAACCGAGGAGGAGGGCATGTCCCTGTCGCCGAACCTGCCATCCCCTGCTATGATATTACCCCATCAGGCAGCCCAGCAAGCCCACAGAACCACGAACTTTTTCATAGACAACATCCTCCGGCCGGACTTCGGCTGCAGAAAAGAGCCGAGCTACCGCGACCGGAGCCAGACGTCGGGTCGGGAAAACGTGAACCCGCTGGGCGCGAGGCCGCTGCACACCGGCAGCCTGTGCCTGGACTCCAACTGCAGCAGCGACAGCAGCTCGTCGTCGCCTTCCTCGTCGTCGTCCACGTCCTCTTCCCCCTCTTCCAAGCAGAACTCGTCGAAGCAGTGCGAACCGACGAGCAACGGGACTGGCAGATACGCAGACAGCCCCTCGTCAATTATGGTCATGAGCGGCAGCAATGGAGGCTCTCCGCCCATGGCAAAAGAAAGCCAGCCGCTGTTGTGGCCCGCTTGGGTGTACTGTACGCGGTACTCGGACCGGCCCTCATCTG GCCCAAGGACAcggaaactgaagaagaaaaagagcgGCAAGGAGGACAAGCGGCCCAGGACGGCGTTCACGGCCGAGCAGCTGCAGAGACTCAAAACCGAGTTCCAGGCCAACCGCTACATAACGGAGCAGCGGAGACAGTCTCTGGCCCAGGAACTCAACCTGAACGAGTCCCAAATTAAAATCTGGTTCCAGAATAAGAGGGCCAAGATTAAAAAGGCCAGCGGCTACAAGAACGGCCTGGCCCTGCAGCTCATGGCTCAAGGACTTTACAACCATTCAACGACCACCGtgcaggaggagaaggaggagagcgAATGA
- the en1b gene encoding homeobox protein engrailed-1b isoform X1, whose translation MEEQKEPNSGRDTTEEEGMSLSPNLPSPAMILPHQAAQQAHRTTNFFIDNILRPDFGCRKEPSYRDRSQTSGRENVNPLGARPLHTGSLCLDSNCSSDSSSSSPSSSSSTSSSPSSKQNSSKQCEPTSNGTGRYADSPSSIMVMSGSNGGSPPMAKESQPLLWPAWVYCTRYSDRPSSVSTPGPRTRKLKKKKSGKEDKRPRTAFTAEQLQRLKTEFQANRYITEQRRQSLAQELNLNESQIKIWFQNKRAKIKKASGYKNGLALQLMAQGLYNHSTTTVQEEKEESE comes from the exons ATGGAAGAGCAGAAGGAGCCCAACAGCGGCCGGGACACAACCGAGGAGGAGGGCATGTCCCTGTCGCCGAACCTGCCATCCCCTGCTATGATATTACCCCATCAGGCAGCCCAGCAAGCCCACAGAACCACGAACTTTTTCATAGACAACATCCTCCGGCCGGACTTCGGCTGCAGAAAAGAGCCGAGCTACCGCGACCGGAGCCAGACGTCGGGTCGGGAAAACGTGAACCCGCTGGGCGCGAGGCCGCTGCACACCGGCAGCCTGTGCCTGGACTCCAACTGCAGCAGCGACAGCAGCTCGTCGTCGCCTTCCTCGTCGTCGTCCACGTCCTCTTCCCCCTCTTCCAAGCAGAACTCGTCGAAGCAGTGCGAACCGACGAGCAACGGGACTGGCAGATACGCAGACAGCCCCTCGTCAATTATGGTCATGAGCGGCAGCAATGGAGGCTCTCCGCCCATGGCAAAAGAAAGCCAGCCGCTGTTGTGGCCCGCTTGGGTGTACTGTACGCGGTACTCGGACCGGCCCTCATCTG TTTCCACACCAGGCCCAAGGACAcggaaactgaagaagaaaaagagcgGCAAGGAGGACAAGCGGCCCAGGACGGCGTTCACGGCCGAGCAGCTGCAGAGACTCAAAACCGAGTTCCAGGCCAACCGCTACATAACGGAGCAGCGGAGACAGTCTCTGGCCCAGGAACTCAACCTGAACGAGTCCCAAATTAAAATCTGGTTCCAGAATAAGAGGGCCAAGATTAAAAAGGCCAGCGGCTACAAGAACGGCCTGGCCCTGCAGCTCATGGCTCAAGGACTTTACAACCATTCAACGACCACCGtgcaggaggagaaggaggagagcgAATGA